A portion of the Bubalus kerabau isolate K-KA32 ecotype Philippines breed swamp buffalo chromosome 1, PCC_UOA_SB_1v2, whole genome shotgun sequence genome contains these proteins:
- the SBF1 gene encoding myotubularin-related protein 5 isoform X2, whose protein sequence is MARLADYFVLVAFGPHPRGSGEGQGQILQRFPEKDWEDNPFPQGIELFCQPSGWQLCPERNPPTFFVAVLTDINSERHYCACLTFWEPVEPTQEELCARDAAERDEEADEGGPGALPPPTPGQLFAPKTLVLVSRLDHVEVFRNSLGLIYTIHVEGLNVGLENVVGNLLTCVIPLAGGSQRTISLGAGDRQVIQTPLTDSLPISRCSVALLFRQLGITNVLSLFCAALTEHKVLFLSRSYQRLSDACRGLLALLFPLRYSFTYVPILPAQLLEVLSTPTPFIIGVNAAFQAEAQELLDVIVADLDGGTVTVPECVHIPPLPEPLQSQTHSILSMVLDPELELADLAFPPPTTSISSLKMQDKELRAVFLRLFAQLLQGYRWCLHMVRIHPEPVIRFHKAAFLGQRGLVEDDFLMKVLEGMAFAGFVSERGVPYRPTDLFDELVAHDVARMRADENHPQRVLRHVKELAEQLYKNENPYPAVAMHKLQRPGEASHLRRAPRPFPRLDEGTVQWIVDQAAAKMQGAPPAVKAEKRTTVPSGPPMTAIVERSGGLHGTSARRLEVVRNCISYVFEGKMLEAKKLLPAVLRALKGRAARRCLAQELRLHVQQNRAVLDHQQFDFVVRMMNCCLQDCTSLDEHGIAAALLPLVTAFCRKLSPGVTQFAYSCVQEHVVWSTPQFWEAMFYGDVQTHIRALYLEPAEDRDPFLVGEAPVQEDERSALDVASEQRRLWPTLSREKQQELVQKEESTVFSQAIHYANRMSYLLLPLDSSKSRLLRERAGLGELESASNSLVTNSMAGSMAESYDTESGFEDAETCDVAGAVVRFINRFVDKVCTESGVTSDHLKGLHVMVPDIVQMHIETLEAVHRESKRLPPIQKPKLLRPRLLPGEECVLDGLRVYLLPDGREEGAGGPGGGPALLPAEGAVFLTTYRVIFTGMPTDPLVGEQVVVRSFPVAALTKEKRISVQTPVDQLLQDGLQLRSCTFQLLKMAFDEEVGSDSAELFRKQLHKLRYPPDVRGTFALSLGSAHTPGRPPRAKDKGPSFRTLSRNLVKNAKKTIGRQYVTRKKYNPPSWEHRGQPPPEDQEDEISVSEELEPSTLTPSSALKPSDRMTMSSLVERACCRDYQRLGLGTLSSSLSRAKSEPFRISPVNRMYAICRSYPGLLIVPQSVQDNALQRVSRCYRQNRFPVVCWRSGRSKAVLLRSGGLHGKGVVGLFKAQNAPSPGQSQADSSSLEQEKYLQAVVSSMPRYADASGRNTLSGFSSAHMGSHVPSPRARVTTLSNPMAASASRRTAPRGKWGSVRASGRSGGLSTDVGSRLAGVGPPQANGAPPEPGFLRPQRAALYIIGDKAQLKGVRPDPLQQWELVPIEVFEARQVKASFKKLLKACVPGCPATEPSPASFLRSLEDSEWLIQIHKLLQVSVLVVELLDSGSSVLVSLEDGWDITTQVVSLVQLLSDPFYRTLEGFRLLVEKEWLSFGHRFSHRGAHTLAGQSSGFTPVFLQFLDCVHQIHLQFPMEFEFSPFYLKFLGYHHVSRRFRTFLLDSDYERIELGLLYEEKGDRRAPQACRSVWEYVERLSKRTPVFYNYMYAPEDAEVLRPYSNVSNLKVWDFYTEETLAEGPPYDWELAQGPPEPPEEERPDGGAPQSRRRVVWPCYDSRPRAQPDAISRLLEEMQRLETELGRPPERWKDAWDRVKAAQRLEGRPDGRGTPSSLLVSSVPHHRRSLGVYLQEGPVGSTLSLSLDSDQSSGSTASSSRQAARRSTSTLYSQFQTAESENRSYEGTLYKKGAFMKPWKARWFVLDKTKHQLRYYDHRADTECKGVIDLAEVEAVAPGTPAMGAPKTVDEKAFFDVKTTRRVYNFCAQDVPSAQQWVDQIQSCLSDA, encoded by the exons ATGGCGCGGCTCGCGGACTACTTCGTGCTGGTGGCGTTCGGGCCGCACCCGCGCG GGAGTGGGGAAGGCCAGGGCCAGATCCTGCAGCGCTTCCCAGAGAAGGACTGGGAGGACAACCCATTCCCTCAGGGCATCGAGCTG TTCTGCCAGCCCAGCGGGTGGCAGCTGTGTCCTGAGCGGAACCCGCCCACCTTCTTCGTCGCTGTCCTCACCGACATCAACTCCGAGCGGCACTACTGTGCCTGCCTGACCTTCTGGGAGCCTGTGGAGCCCACGCAG GAAGAGCTGTGTGCCCGGGACGCCGCCGAGCGGGATGAGGAGGCCGATGAGGGGGGCCCGGGGGCACTGCCGCCCCCCACGCCCGGCCAGCTGTTTGCTCCAAAGACGCTGGTGTTGGTGTCACGGCTGGACCACGTGGAGGTGTTCAGG AACAGCCTTGGCCTCATCTACACCATCCACGTAGAGGGTCTGAACGTGGGCCTGGAGAACGTGGTCGGGAACCTGCTGACGTGCGTCATCCCCCTGGCCGGGGGCTCGCAG AGAACCATCTCTTTGGGCGCTGGGGACCGGCAGGTCATTCAGACCCCGCTGACCGACTCACTGCCCATCAGCCGCTGCAGCGTGGCCCTGCTATTCCGCCAGCTGG GCATCACGAATGTGCTGTCCCTATTCTGCGCGGCGCTCACCGAGCACAAGGTGCTCTTCCTGTCGCGGAGCTACCAGCGGCTCTCGGACGCCTGCCGGGGACTCCTGGCGCTGCTGTTCCCGCTCAGATACAG CTTCACCTACGTGCCCATCCTGCCGGCACAGCTCCTGGAGGTGCTCAGCACGCCCACGCCCTTCATCATCGGAGTCAACGCCGCCTTCCAGGCAGAGGCCCAGGAGCTG CTGGACGTGATTGTTGCTGATCTAGATGGCGGGACGGTGACTGTCCCCGAGTGTGTGCACATCCCTCCCCTGCCTGAGccgctgcagagtcagacacacagcaTCCTGAGCATG GTCTTGGATCCAGAGCTGGAGCTGGCCGATCTTGCCTTCCCTCCACCTACAACGTCCATTTCCTCCCTGAAGATGCAG GACAAGGAGCTGCGCGCCGTCTTCCTGCGGCTCTTTGCTCAGCTCCTGCAAGGCTACCGCTGGTGTCTGCACATGGTCCGCATCCACCCGGAGCCCGTCATCCGCTTCCATAAG GCAGCTTTCCTGGGCCAGCGCGGGCTGGTGGAGGATGATTTCCTGATGAAGGTGCTGGAGGGCATGGCCTTTGCAGGCTTCGTGTCCGAGCGCGGGGTCCCCTACCGCCCTACGGACCTGTTTGATGAg CTGGTGGCCCATGACGTCGCTCGGATGCGGGCAGATGAGAACCACCCCCAGCGAGTTCTGCGTCACGTCAAGGAACTGGCCGAGCAGCTCTACAAGAAC GAGAACCCGTATCCTGCTGTGGCGATGCACAAGCTGCAGCGGCCGGGCGAGGCCAGCCACCTGCGGCGGGCGCCCCGGCCCTTCCCCCGGCTGGACGAGGGCACGGTGCAGTGGATCGTGGATCAGGCCGCAGCCAAGATGCAGGGCGCGCCCCCAGCTGTGAAGGCTGAGAAGAGGACCACTGTGCCCTCGGGGCCGCCCATGA CGGCCATTGTGGAGCGGAGTGGCGGGCTGCATGGTACCAGCGCGCGCCGGCTAGAGGTGGTCCGGAACTGCATCTCCTACGTGTTCGAGGGGAAGATGCTGGAGGCCAAGAAG CTGCTCCCAGCTGTGCTGAGGGCCCTGAAGGGGCGTGCGGCCCGCCGCTGCCTCGCCCAGGAGCTGCGCCTGCACGTGCAGCAGAACCGCGCCGTCCTGGACCACCAGCAGTTCGACTTCGTGGTCCGCATGATGAACTGCTGCCTGCAG GACTGCACCTCCCTGGATGAGCACGGCATCGCAGCTGCTTTACTGCCCCTGGTCACTGCCTTCTGCCGG AAGCTGAGCCCAGGGGTGACGCAGTTCGCATACAGCTGTGTGCAGGAGCACGTGGTGTGGAGCACACCGCAGTTCTGGGAGGCCATGTTCTACGGGGACGTGCAGACCCACATCCGGGCCCTTTATCTGGAGCCTGCCGAGGACCGAGACCCCTTCTTG GTAGGGGAGGCGCCTGTGCAGGAGGACGAGCGTTCTGCCCTGGACGTGGCGTCTGAGCAGAGGCGCCTGTGGCCCACGCTGAGCCGAGAGAAGCAGCAGGAGCTGGTGCAGAAGGAGGAGAGCACCGTCTTCAGCCAGGCCATCCACTATGCCAACCGCATGAGCTACCTGCTCCTGCCCCTGGACAGCAGCAAGAGCCGCCTGCTTCGGGAGCGCGCGGGGCTGGGCGAGCTTGAGAGCGCCAGCAACAGCCTCGTCACCAACAG CATGGCAGGCAGCATGGCGGAGAGCTATGACACGGAGAGCGGCTTTGAGGACGCAGAGACCTGTGACGTGGCCGGGGCTGTGGTCCGCTTCATCAACCGCTTTGTGGACAAGGTCTGCACAGAGAGTGGGGTCACCAGCGACCACCTCAAGGGGCTGCATGTCATGGTGCCAG ACATCGTCCAGATGCACATCGAGACCCTGGAGGCTGTGCACAGAGAGAGCAAGAGGCTGCCCCCCATCCAAAAG CCCAAACTGCTTCGGCCACGCCTGCTGCCTGGAGAGGAGTGTGTGCTGGACGGCCTTCGCGTCTACCTGTTGCCCGACGGGCGAGAGGAGGGCGCAGGAGGCCCCGGGGGCGGCCCTGCCCTGTTGCCGGCCGAGGGTGCCGTTTTCCTCACCACGTACCGGGTCATCTTCACGGGGATGCCCACCGACCCCCTGG TGGGGGAGCAGGTGGTGGTCCGCTCCTTCCCGGTGGCTGCGCTGACCAAGGAGAAGCGCATCAGCGTCCAGACCCCTGTGGACCAGCTCCTGCAGGACGGGCTGCAGCTGCGCTCCTGCACCTTCCAG CTCCTGAAGATGGCATTTGACGAGGAGGTGGGGTCTGACAGCGCTGAGCTCTTCCGCAAGCAGCTGCACAAGCTGCGGTACCCACCGGACGTCAGAGGCACGTTCGCACTCAGCCTGGGCTCTGCCCACACCCCCGGCCGGCCGCCGCGTGCCAAGGACAAGGGACCTTCCTTCAG GACCCTGTCCAGGAACCTGGTGAAGAACGCCAAGAAGACTATCGGGCGGCAGTATGTCACTCGGAAGAAGTACAACCCCCCCAGCTGGGAGCACCGGGGCCAGCCGCCCCCCGAGGACCAGGAGGACGAGATctctg TGTCAGAGGAGCTGGAGCCCAGCACGCTGACTCCGTCCTCGGCCTTGAAGCCCTCGGACCGCATGACCATGAGCAGCCTGGTGGAGCGGGCGTGCTGCCGGGACTACCAGCGCCTGGGGCTGGGCACGCTGAGCAGCAGCCTGAGCCGGGCCAAGTCTGAGCCCTTCCGGATCTCCCCGGTGAACCGCATGTACGCCATCTGCCGCAG CTACCCCGGGTTGCTGATCGTGCCCCAGAGCGTCCAGGACAACGCTCTGCAGCGCGTCTCCCGCTGCTACCGCCAGAACCGCTTTCCGGTGGTCTGCTGGCGCAGCGGGCGCTCCAAGGCTGTGCTTCTGCGCTCTGGAGGCCTGCACGGCAAGGGTGTCGTAGGTCTATTCAAGGCCCAGAATGCGCCTTCTCCAG GCCAGTCCCAGGCCGACTCCAGCAGCCTGGAACAGGAGAAGTACCTGCAGGCTGTAGTCAGCTCCATGCCTCGTTACGCGGATGCATCCGGCCGCAACACGCTCAGCGGCTTCTCCTCCGCCCACATGGGCAGCCATG TGCCCAGCCCCAGAGCCAGGGTCACCACGCTGTCCAACCCCATGGCGGCCTCGGCCTCCAGACGGACTGCGCCCCGAG GTAAATGGGGCAGCGTCCGGGCCAGTGGGCGCAGTGGTGGGCTCAGCACTGATGTGGGCTCCCGGCTAGCAGGTGTGGGCCCCCCCCAGGCCAACGGGGCCCCTCCTGAGCCAGGCTTTCTGCGGCCGCAGCGTGCAGCCCTGTATATCATTGGAGACAAAGCCCAGCTGAAG GGTGTGCGGCCAGACCCCCTGCAGCAGTGGGAGCTGGTGCCCATCGAGGTGTTTGAGGCGCGGCAGGTGAAGGCGAGTTTCAAGAAGCTGCTGAAGGCCTGCGTCCCTGGCTGTCCTGCCACCGAGCCCAGTCCCGCCTCCTTCCTGCGCTCACTGGAAGACTCAGAGTGGCTCATCCAG ATCCACAAGCTGCTGCAGGTGTCGGTGCTGGTGGTGGAGCTCCTGGACTCGGGCTCCTCCGTCCTGGTGAGCCTGGAGGACGGCTGGGACATCACCACGCAG GTGGTGTCCCTGGTGCAGCTGCTCTCAGACCCCTTCTACCGCACCCTGGAGGGCTTCCGTCTGCTAGTGGAGAAGGAGTGGCTGTCCTTCGGCCATCGCTTCAGCCACCGTGGGGCCCACACCCTAGCTGGGCAGAGCAGTGGCTTCACTCCAGTCTTCCTGCAGTTCCTGGACTGTGTACACCAG ATCCACCTGCAGTTCCCAATGGAGTTCGAGTTCAGCCCTTTCTACCTCAAGTTCCTTGGCTACCATCACGTGTCCCGCCGCTTCCGGACCTTCCTGCTGGACTCGGACTATGAACGCATTGAGCTGG GGCTGCTttatgaggagaagggggaccGCCGGGCCCCACAGGCCTGCCGCTCGGTGTGGGAGTACGTGGAGCGGCTGAGCAAGCGGACGCCTGTGTTTTACAACTACATGTATGCGCCGGAGGACGCGGAG GTCCTGCGGCCCTACAGCAACGTGTCCAACCTGAAGGTGTGGGACTTCTACACCGAGGAGACGCTGGCCGAGGGCCCCCCCTACGACTGGGAACTGGCGCAGGGGCCCCCTGAGCCCCCGGAGGAAGAGCGGCCAGATGGGGGTGCCCCCCAGAGCAGGCGCCGGGTGGTGTGGCCCTGCTATGACAGCCGGCCCAGAGCCCAGCCCGACGCCATCTCCCGGCTCCTGGAG GAGATGCAGCGGCTGGAGACTGAGCTGGGCCGACCCCCCGAGCGCTGGAAGGACGCCTGGGATCGGGTGAAGGCGGCCCAGCGCCTCGAGGGCCGGCCAGACGGACGT GGCACCCCCAGCTCCCTGCTGGTGTCCAGCGTGCCCCACCACCGCCGCTCGCTGGGTGTGTACCTGCAGGAGGGCCCCGTGGGCTCCACGCTGAGCCTCAGCCTGGACAGTGACCAGAGCAGCGGCTCTACCGCGTCCAGCTCGCGGCAGGCAGCCCGCCGCAGCACCAGCACCCTCTACAGCCAGTTCCAGACGGCGGAGAGTGAGAACAG GTCCTACGAGGGCACCCTGTACAAGAAGGGCGCCTTCATGAAGCCCTGGAAGGCCCGCTGGTTCGTGCTGGACAAGACGAAGCACCAG ctgCGCTACTACGACCACCGCGCCGACACGGAGTGCAAGGGCGTCATCGACCTGGCCGAGGTGGAGGCTGTGGCGCCGGGCACGCCCGCCATGGGCGCCCCGAAGACCGTGGACGAGAAGGCTTTTTTTGAC GTGAAGACGACGCGTCGTGTTTACAACTTCTGTGCCCAGGACGTGCCGTCGGCCCAGCAGTGGGTGGACCAGATCCAGAGCTGCCTGTCGGACGCCTGA